In the genome of Vicia villosa cultivar HV-30 ecotype Madison, WI linkage group LG7, Vvil1.0, whole genome shotgun sequence, one region contains:
- the LOC131618762 gene encoding uncharacterized protein LOC131618762 has translation MAGTNDVAIAAALEAMAQALEHQPNVGESAASHNLATFQRENPSVFKGTHDLDGALIWLKEIERIFHVMDCTPDQKVRYGTHMLAVEVDDWWLETRRRLEASGEEISWVVLRKKFLRKYFLEDVRGKKEIEFLDLRQGNKSDMEYAAKFDNNAHYRVINEKRGKSQKGRGKPYEAPSGKGKQKVTDGKRTMLEF, from the exons ATGGCTGGAACAAATGATGTTGCGATAGCTGCTGCGctggaagcaatggctcaagctttggaACATCAGCCGAATGTTGGTGAGAGTGCTGCTTCTCACAACTTGGCTACCTTTCAAAGAGAGAATCCttctgtgtttaagggaactcaTGATCTTGATGGCGCATTGATATGGCTAaaggagattgagagaatcttccatgtgatggattgcactcctgatCAGAAGGTTCgatatgggactcatatgctagctgTCGAGgtggatgattggtggctagagacccgtaggaggTTGGAGGCTAGTGGTGAGGAGATCTCTTGGGTTGTGTTACGCAAGaagttcttaaggaagtactttcttgaggatgtccgtggcaagaaggagATTGAATTCCTTGATCTAAGGCAAGGGAACAAGTCTGAtatggagtatgctgctaagtttg ACAACAATGCTCACTATCGTGTTATTAATGAGAAGAGGGGCAAAAGTCAAAAAGgccgtggtaagccttatgaagcACCGAGTGGGAAGGGTAAGCAGAAAGTTACTGATGGCAAGAGAACTATGTTGGAATTTTAG
- the LOC131617026 gene encoding chaperone protein dnaJ 6-like → MGKNKKKRSRVSVSDEDEEIETNNNNDSNQSQSSLYQVLGVESTATQQEIKKAYHKLALRLHPDKNPGDEEAKTKFQQLQNVISILGDEQKRAMYDQTGSVEHADLAGDVAQNLHEYFRTMYKKVTEADIEEFEANYRGSDSEKSDLINLYKECKGNMNRLFCSMLCSDPKLDSHRFKDIIDEAITSGELKEKKAYKKWAKKISETKPPTSPLRREKANKKPKTDLYAIISKRQNERKGRLDSMFSSLISKYGGDHVPEPSEEEFEATRRKMESRRSSKKAKRK, encoded by the exons ATGGGGAAGAACAAGAAGAAGAGAAGTAGGGTTTCCGTCTCCGACGAAGACGAAGAAATTGAAACCAATAACAACAACGATTCCAATCAGAGCCAAAGCTCACTCTACCAG GTTCTCGGTGTGGAGAGTACAGCGACGCAACAGGAGATTAAGAAGGCGTATCACAAATTGGCGTTGAGGCTTCATCCTGATAAGAACCCTGGTGATGAG GAAGCTAAAACTAAGTTTCAGCAATTGCAAAATGTTATCTCAATTCTTGGAGATGAACAAAAACGGGCAATGTATGATCAGACCGGTTCAGTTGAACATGCT GACCTTGCTGGAGATGTTGCTCAGAATCTTCACGAATATTTCAGAACAATGTACAAGAAG GTCACCGAAGCTGATATTGAGGAGTTTGAAGCAAACTACAGGGGATCTGACTCTGAGAAAAGTGATTTGATTAATCTCTACAAGGAATGCAAGGGTAATATGAACAG GTTATTCTGTTCAATGCTTTGTTCGGATCCTAAACTCGACTCACACCGATTCAAGGATATTATTGATGAGGCCATAACTTCTG GAGAATTAAAGGAAAAGAAAGCATACAAGAAATGGGCAAAGAAAATATCAGAAACCAAGCCACCAACTAGTCCTTTAAGGAGGGAAAA AGCAAATAAGAAGCCAAAAACAGATTTGTATGCTATCATATCAAAACGACAAAATGAGAGAAAAGGCCGGCTTGACTCTATGTTCTCCTCTTTAATTTCAAAATATGGTGGAGACCATGTGCCAGAACCGTCTGAAGAGGAATTTGAAGCTAcacgaagaaagatggaaagccGAAGATCCTCAAAAAAGGCAAAGCGAAAATAA